A stretch of Cynocephalus volans isolate mCynVol1 chromosome 9, mCynVol1.pri, whole genome shotgun sequence DNA encodes these proteins:
- the C9H4orf3 gene encoding uncharacterized protein C4orf3 homolog, which translates to MEVGAAAVDGPDGPRERRGLCETGRQPQNHDVRPRSGVNGLPRHSYWLDVWLFILFDVVLFLFVYLLP; encoded by the coding sequence ATGGAGGTGGGCGCGGCGGCAGTAGATGGCCCGGACGGCCCTCGGGAGCGGCGAGGCTTGTGCGAGACTGGGAGGCAGCCGCAGAACCACGATGTGCGGCCTCGGTCTGGAGTAAACGGGCTTCCAAGACACTCCTACTGGCTGGATGTCTGGCTCTTTATCCTTTTCGATGTGGTGTTGTTTTTGTTCGTGTATCTTTTGCCCTG